Genomic segment of Syntrophales bacterium:
CCACCATACCTGCTTCCTGAATGGGTGCTGAAGATCCTCCCTGAGGGGAAGATGAAATCACAATAGGAAGACCGGTCTCCACAACGCCAAAGACCTTTTCGGTAGTGTCGTCTACGAGTTGCAGCGGGCTTTTGAACACGCATGTAATAAACGAAATAATGGGATTTTCCTTCAGTGCCTGAGGGCCACCGGCGATGATCTCTGCCATACGAACCACATCCTTGAGACTTTCGGTTTCGGTAAGACCTGCCTGGACATGCTTGGTTGTATTATTCAGACTTGCAAAGAATTTATTTACATCATGATTTTTGGAAGTCACTTCAGGGTCCTGGATGTTCAAAGGCCTGATGAAGAAGTCCAGGTGCTCCAATTGCTCACAGAGCCTGGCGGCGCGGCAGAGCAGCGAGGAGTCGCCCCGGCGTTTATGGAATATGGGCACCTTAACCTGTATATCAGGATTATTGATGCTTGCAAATGGTTCCATTTCTACATCGATCCAGACATTGGCTTCGGAACCGGACCCGAAGTATACGCGGGGCACCAGTGCATCGAGTAACAGCCGGTTTTCCGGTTTTCTTGCACCAAGGACAAAGCGGGAAGGTGCCTGAGCCACCGCTTCCTTTATGAGGCCGGAGGAAAAACTAACACGCCAGCAGGTGGAATATCCTTCACGTTCTTCTCGAACATCTGCTCCATGCTTTTTGAAGAGTTTGGCAGCCCGCTCATTGTAGCACCAGATACCCGGATCGGCCAAAATCTGCATGGAGGCTTCATCGAGCCACTTAACCTGCTCCAGGCTCAAGCGCTCATACGGTTTTACCAGAACACCTTCACGGAATTTATCTAACATCGTTTTCTCCTTGAGTTCAGAGTTCTGAGTTTAAAGTTCAAAGTTCCGAGTTGTTCTCATTAAACTTTAAACTTTGAACTTTGAACTCGAAACGCCCTCGTATATCGTCGGCAGTGCCGATCTTTACCCGCCAGTACCTCGGCGGTCTTAACAGCGTCCATCAGATCCTTATTGAGTGGGTCTGTAATTGCTGCATCAAGCCCGGCAAAAACGGCCATGTGCAGAAAGGCCACATTGAGCCTGGCCCGCACCGGCAGACCATATGACACATTGGAAAGACCCATCACAGTCTTGGCTGTGGAAAAAAATCTTTTGATCTCCATAATGGTGTGGAGGGTTACCGTCCCCTGTTTAATGTCCGTGCTTACGGGCAGCACTAATGGATCGAAAAATACGGATTCAAGGGGCACACCGTGTTTTTCACATGCCGCTGCTATCTTTTCACAGGCACGAATTCGTCCCCCAACACTCATGGGAATACCTGTTTCGTCCATA
This window contains:
- a CDS encoding dihydropteroate synthase; the protein is AREQVAAGADFIDVNVGTGIGSREDEINSMEWAITTIQQEVDTPLCIDSADHVVLEAGIKARDGRPCLINSVKAEEENLEQVVPMAGAYNIPIVALAMDETGIPMSVGGRIRACEKIAAACEKHGVPLESVFFDPLVLPVSTDIKQGTVTLHTIMEIKRFFSTAKTVMGLSNVSYGLPVRARLNVAFLHMAVFAGLDAAITDPLNKDLMDAVKTAEVLAGKDRHCRRYTRAFRVQSSKFKV
- a CDS encoding trimethylamine methyltransferase family protein, translated to MLDKFREGVLVKPYERLSLEQVKWLDEASMQILADPGIWCYNERAAKLFKKHGADVREEREGYSTCWRVSFSSGLIKEAVAQAPSRFVLGARKPENRLLLDALVPRVYFGSGSEANVWIDVEMEPFASINNPDIQVKVPIFHKRRGDSSLLCRAARLCEQLEHLDFFIRPLNIQDPEVTSKNHDVNKFFASLNNTTKHVQAGLTETESLKDVVRMAEIIAGGPQALKENPIISFITCVFKSPLQLVDDTTEKVFGVVETGLPIVISSSPQGGSSAPIQEAGMVAQINAEILAGITLTQLIREGSPVLYGSVPVRARLDDLHDMYGCPEFNQYNIDCVQMARFYEVPCYSTAGVGDAKVPGMQATFEKLFTHLHMAMSGAQYIHYAFGLLDRTNSFCPVQAVLDNEQIGKIKHCLRAARVEPSVVDDMLKTIRKVMGSPHRLYARHSRKAMHAGEVSSPYRFETKEWKDNVLENALEYMKQLEKEAPPYLDQTTVEQIFNEIPGLLPGLRQTVS